One Rosa chinensis cultivar Old Blush chromosome 5, RchiOBHm-V2, whole genome shotgun sequence genomic region harbors:
- the LOC121049043 gene encoding uncharacterized protein LOC121049043 has product MTDAIKGGIRQKELASELLQVVAERFIVSDKAEASMLLDKLMTMKYNMSTNLREHIMQMINISSQLAALDMGLDDQVVVNLALKSLPEQFDNLHTTYITQKDKWSLNELNAVLVQEDERIRKSNTATVNLVTKPQWKSGKAKGKASTTTARTSKNPKKAVNMKKSFKCFFCKKEGHMKKNCDAYKKWAAKKGMD; this is encoded by the coding sequence ATGACTGATGCCATTAAGGGAGGAATCCGTCAAAAAGAGCTGGCCAGTGAACTTTTGCAAGTTGTTGCAGAAAGGTTCATAGTTAGTGATAAGGCTGAAGCTAGCATGCTACTAGACAAACTGATGACCATGAAATACAACATGTCCACCAACCTTAGAGAACACATAATGCAGATGATAAACATCTCTAGCCAACTAGCTGCTCTAGACATGGGACTAGATGATCAAGTGGTTGTTAATCTTGCACTGAAATCTTTGCCAGAACAGTTTGATAATCTACACACAACCTACATCACTCAAAAGGACAAATGGTCCTTGAATGAATTGAATGCTGTTTTGGTTCAAGAGGATGAGAGAATTAGAAAGAGCAACACTGCAACTGTGAACCTAGTAACCAAACCACAGTGGAAATCTGGAAAGGCAAAGGGAAAAGCTTCTACAACCACTGCGAGAACCTCTAAGAACCCCAAAAAGGCTGTGAACATGAAGAAAAGCTTCAAATGCTTTTTCTGTAAAAAGGAGGGCCATATGAAGAAAAATTGTGATGCTTATAAGAAGTGGGCAGCTAAGAAAGGTATGGATTAA